Proteins co-encoded in one Setaria viridis chromosome 9, Setaria_viridis_v4.0, whole genome shotgun sequence genomic window:
- the LOC117839893 gene encoding uncharacterized protein, translating into MTLGSAAHKIPLEVAHTLVEIAEVARYAYHHRPGYHAGQDGDPTTLPPVDDGGGGASEEAARLREENAMLRARLADDLSLLRELHGAPCVSKECPPDLSNRLMAAVNNASFLAHLEKLQDESARQHTELSSGNMTEVEIGDIPDKMGNGKKGSWVLVACDTAGANLEEISGIDDENYVIINEDDIVDGIATFVARCILEDPKSKSLSPAQLQKAVAKALDSMKSRWRWSTFWEAGQVIYILTTWGITLAGLYKSRHVLKVAAKGAAASARFVMKAL; encoded by the exons ATGACGCTGGGCTCGGCGGCACACAAGATCCCGCTGGAGGTCGCGCACACCCTCGTCGAGATCGCCGAGGTCGCGCGCTACGCCTACCACCACCGCCCCGGCTACCATGCGGGCCAAGACGGAGATCCGACCACGCTGCCCCCGGTGGAtgatggcggcgggggcgccagCGAGGAGGCCGCGCGGCTTCGGGAGGAGAACGCCATGCTCCGCGCCCGACTCGCGGACGACCTCTCGCTCCTCCGAGAGCTCCACGGCGCGCCCTGCGTATCAAAGGAGTGCCCTCCTGAT CTATCCAATCGGCTGATGGCTGCGGTTAACAATGCTAGCTTCCTTGCTCATCTTGAGAAGTTACAGGATGAGTCAGCACGTCAACATACTGAACTATCTTCTGGCAATATGACAG AGGTGGAAATTGGAGACATTCCAGACAAAATGGGTAATGGGAAGAAAGGATCATGGGTCTTAGTTGCCTGTGACACTGCTGGGGCTAATTTGGAGGAAATTAGTGGGATTGATGATGAAAATTATGTTATAATCAATGAAGATGACATAGTTGATGGTATTGCCACCTTTGTTGCTAGGTGCATTCTTGAAGATCCAAAGTCCAAG TCATTATCACCAGCACAGCTCCAAAAGG CTGTTGCAAAGGCATTAGATAGCATGAAATCTCGGTGGAGATGGTCAACCTTTTGGGAGGCTGGACAAGTTATTTATATCTTGACTACTTGGGGAATCACATTAGCAGG GTTGTACAAGAGCCGTCATGTCCTGAAGGTGGCAGCGAAGGGTGCTGCCGCATCTGCCAGATTTGTTATGAAGGCTCTCTGA
- the LOC117836982 gene encoding uncharacterized protein — translation MATKSHKKKPSAANPPINPKAASSDKKPKPPKPTEDQPVQAAAEKKPKKQKARDEIDEIFSAAKASKKRKPAQLEEAEAHGGKRKKPKEKAEGGSSKKKINKTPGSKGKGRVADDDDEFEEKRPRRRTADGLAIYSADELGFGKADAGGTALCPFDCDCCF, via the coding sequence ATGGCCACCAAATCCCACAAGAAGAAGCCTTCTGCCGCCAACCCTCCTATTAACCCCAAAGCCGCCTCTTCCGACAAGAAACCCAAGCCCCCGAAGCCCACCGAGGACCAGccggtgcaggcggcggcggaaaagaAACCGAAGAAGCAGAAGGCAAGGGACGAGATCGATGAGATCTTCAGCGCCGCCAAGGCGAGCAAGAAGCGGAAGCCGGCGCAGCTGGAGGAGGCTGAGGCCCATGGGGGCAAGAGGAAGAAGCCCAAGGAGAAGGCGGAGGGAGgcagcagcaagaagaagaTCAACAAGACACCGGGGAGTAAGGGTAAGGGGCGGGtggcggacgacgacgacgagttcGAGGAGAAGAGACcgcggcggcgaacggcggaCGGGCTCGCCATATACTCGGCCGACGAGCTCGGGTTTGGCAAGGCAGATGCTGGCGGCACCGCGCTATGCCCCTTCGACTGCGACTGCTGCTTCTGA
- the LOC117836980 gene encoding fatty acid elongase 3-like has protein sequence MAALLLSRARWLLVEHPAVASFRWQPGRTLGATPSFAAAVICGYLAAVLVLHRLVLPRLPPLPPRALRLASAAHNTVLLALSAAMAAGCALSTAATAPAPRWAWPFCFPPGGATEASGPVFFWAHVFYLSKVYELGDTLLILLGRRPLTLLHVYHHAVVIAMCYLWLATRQSLMPIALVTNAGVHVVMYSYYLSCSVGLRWPRRLKRAVTELQIVQFLFSFAASVVMLWLHFAAGGCEGMAGWVFNAVFNASLLALFLDFHGVAYKAAKGGSKGKAE, from the coding sequence atggcggcgctgctgctgagCCGGGCGCGGTGGCTCCTGGTGGAGCACCCAGCGGTGGCGTCCTTCCGCTGGCAGCCGGGCCGCACGCTCGGCGCGACCCCGTCCTTCGCGGCCGCCGTCATCTGCGGCTACCTCGCCGCGGTGCTCGTCCTCCACCGCCTCGTCCTCCCGCGCCTCCCGCCACTCCCGCCGCGGGCGCTGCGCCTGGCCTCCGCGGCGCACAACACGGTCCTCCTCGCGCtctccgccgccatggccgccgggtgcgcgctctccacggcggccacggcgcccgcgccgcggtgGGCGTGGCCGTTCTGCTTCCCCCCGGGCGGCGCCACGGAGGCGTCGGGCCCCGTCTTCTTCTGGGCGCACGTGTTCTACCTGTCCAAGGTGTACGAGCTCGGCGACACGCTGCTCATCCtgctcggccgccgcccgctcacgctGCTGCACGTCTACCACCACGCCGTCGTCATCGCCATGTGCTACCTCTGGCTCGCCACGCGCCAGTCCCTGATGCCCATCGCGCTCGTCACCAACGCCGGCGTGCACGTCGTCATGTACTCCTACTACCTCTCCTGCAGCGTCGGCCTGCGCTGGCCGAGGCGGCTGAAGCGCGCCGTCACGGAGCTGCAGATCGTGCAGTTCCTCTTCAgcttcgccgcctccgtcgtGATGTTGTGGCTCCACTTCGCCGCCGGCGGGTGCGAGGGGATGGCCGGGTGGGTGTTCAACGCCGTCTTCAACGCGTCGCTACTGGCGCTCTTCCTCGACTTCCACGGCGTCGCCTACAAAGCCGCCAAGGGTGGCAGCAAGGGGAAAGCGGAATGA